Proteins from one Podarcis raffonei isolate rPodRaf1 chromosome 1, rPodRaf1.pri, whole genome shotgun sequence genomic window:
- the MPEG1 gene encoding macrophage-expressed gene 1 protein encodes MNNWTGIVLSLTLITWICRAQESPLCRPSVTGFQACKQVLNLPALEVLPGGGWDNLRNLDMARVISLNYSSCSTTEDGAYFIPNEFFAIARKQSSLEMNSEIIESWMDYQCATSVSINAEVSFLSINGRFSTDFRRMKTHQVRDQAVTTRVQVRNLVYTVKFNPGAMLDEGFQQQLVTIASYLENNHTRMADYLAEILVLNYGTHVITGVDAGASLIQEDQVKSSFVKDGKSSRISVTAAAGASFRKMLHFDISTSVATENAFTQQYQDNLTSSRVESIGGVPFYPGITLKTWQESTTNQLVAVDRSGLPLPFFITPGNLPGLPTPTVKRLSRTVASAISRYYTFNTYPGCIDPASPNFNFYANMDDGSCEGTMTNFTFGGVYQECAQLEGPDAAVLCQDLEQRNPLTGDFSCPEGYDAIKLRSQLLEEGYSHLECRQDCTLWIFCRQVCNDVFTPSMVQFSSYWCAARNSVPQQSGFLFGGLFSAQSPNPMTNSQSCPSNYYQLKLLDQLVICVSNDARAQRNAIPFGGFFSCQVGNPLTGHHRGTDDDPYSKRCPAGFGQHLALISDGCEVQYCVQAGRFTEGALPQARLPPFTRKPVMSLIATNTVLVMNSHGDQVWIKDTQTQMWKIGSPADLHNMNAAGGSFSGGETAGVTVGATTGLAILIGLSVYGCRRYKKREYKNIGEEERSLTSSNNACDFMGEIEVEQEQERQTV; translated from the coding sequence ATGAATAATTGGACAGGGATCGTTCTCTCCTTGACACTCATAACTTGGATATGTCGGGCACAGGAATCACCCTTGTGCCGTCCTTCTGTCACTGGATTTCAGGCATGCAAACAGGTCTTGAATCTTCCTGCACTGGAAGTTCTTCCTGGAGGTGGTTGGGATAACCTCAGGAATCTGGATATGGCAAGAGTGATCAGCCTAAACTACTCTTCGTGCAGCACTACGGAAGATGGGGCTTATTTCATCCCCAACGAGTTTTTCGCCATCGCCCGTAAACAGAGCTCCCTGGAGATGAACTCAGAGATCATAGAGTCTTGGATGGATTACCAGTGTGCCACCTCCGTTTCCATCAACGCAGAGGTGTCCTTTCTTTCTATCAACGGAAGGTTCTCCACTGACTTCCGCAGGATGAAAACCCACCAAGTGAGAGATCAGGCTGTGACCACCAGGGTTCAGGTCAGGAATTTGGTGTACACTGTGAAATTCAACCCTGGTGCAATGTTAGATGAAGGCTTCCAGCAGCAGCTTGTCACCATTGCTAGCTATCTGGAGAACAACCACACACGAATGGCTGACTACTTGGCAGAGATCTTGGTCCTAAACTACGGCACTCACGTTATCACAGGAGTTGATGCTGGAGCCAGCCTCATCCAGGAGGACCAAGTGAAGTCCTCCTTTGTGAAAGATGGCAAGTCCTCGAGAATTTCTGTCACAGCTGCGGCTGGGGCCTCTTTCCGCAAAATGCTCCACTTTGACATTAGCACTTCAGTGGCAACAGAAAACGCTTTCACCCAGCAGTATCAGGACAACCTCACCAGCTCCAGGGTGGAGAGTATTGGTGGGGTACCATTTTACCCTGGCATTACCCTGAAAACTTGGCAGGAGAGCACCACCAACCAGCTGGTGGCTGTTGACCGTTCAGGCTTGCCTCTGCCATTCTTCATCACCCCAGGAAATCTGCCGGGATTGCCCACCCCCACCGTGAAGAGATTGTCCAGGACTGTGGCATCTGCCATCTCCCGTTACTACACATTCAACACCTACCCTGGCTGCATCGACCCTGCCTCGCCCAACTTCAACTTCTATGCcaacatggatgatgggagctgtgaagGGACAATGACCAACTTCACCTTTGGTGGAGTCTACCAGGAGTGTGCTCAGCTGGAAGGTCCTGATGCTGCTGTGCTCTGCCAGGACCTGGAGCAGAGGAACCCACTCACTGGAGACTTCTCTTGCCCCGAGGGTTATGACGCAATCAAACTGCGCTCCCAGCTACTTGAGGAAGGCTATAGCCACTTGGAGTGCCGCCAGGATTGCACACTGTGGATATTCTGCAGACAGGTTTGCAACGATGTTTTCACCCCTTCCATGGTCCAGTTCAGCTCCTATTGGTGTGCAGCAAGAAACTCCGTCCCTCAACAGTCAGGGTTCCTTTTTGGAGGCCTCTTTAGTGCCCAGAGCCCCAACCCCATGACCAACAGCCAGTCCTGTCCCTCCAACTATTACCAGCTGAAGCTCTTGGACCAGCTCGTAATCTGCGTCAGCAACGATGCCCGGGCACAGAGGAACGCTATTCCTTTTGGGGGGTTCTTCAGTTGCCAGGTAGGAAACCCGCTGACGGGACACCACCGTGGAACAGATGATGACCCTTACTCCAAGAGGTGCCCAGCAGGGTTTGGCCAGCACCTGGCTCTGATCAGTGATGGCTGTGAAGTGCAATACTGTGTCCAGGCTGGGCGTTTCACAGAAGGGGCTTTACCCCAAGCCCGGCTCCCTCCCTTCACTCGCAAACCTGTCATGAGCTTAATTGCCACCAACACCGTCCTGGTGATGAACAGCCATGGTGACCAGGTTTGGATCAAGGACACCCAGACCCAGATGTGGAAGATAGGTAGCCCTGCTGATCTGCACAACATGAACGCTGCTGGTGGGAGCTTCTCAGGTGGAGAGACAGCAGGGGTCACTGTTGGTGCCACCACTGGCTTGGCCATCCTGATTGGCTTGTCGGTCTATGGGTGCAGGAGGTACAAGAAAAGGGAGTACAAAAACAtcggggaagaggagaggagttTGACCTCAAGCAACAATGCCTGTGATTTCATGGGCGAAATAGAGGTTGAGCAGGAGCAGGAAAGACAAAcggtgtag